AGATAGATGAGGTCGAGGGTGAATGTTTTATTGCTATGGAATATATCGAAGGGAAATCTATTAAAAAACTGATTGAAGAGAAAAATCTATCATTAAAAGAAGTCATTGATATAGCCAGCCAAGTATGCGAAGGTCTGGTAGTAGCACATGAGAAAGGGATAGTTCATAGGGATATTAAATCTGACAATATAATGGTTACCCCCAGAAGGCAGGTCAAGATAATGGACTTTGGTCTGGCGAAGCTCAAAGGTGCTTCAAAAGTTACTAAGACTGGCTCAACCCTGGGAACTCTGCCATATATGTCTCCGGAACAGGCTCAGGGAATAGAAGTTGACCGGCGTTCAGATATTTTTTCTTTCGGTGTGGTCTTGTATGAGATGATTACTGGACAGCTTCCATTTAAGGGGGAGCACGAAGCCGCGATAATCTACTCGATTTTGAACGAGACACCAGAGCCACTTGCGCGGTACAAATCGGGAGTAAGCGCCGAACTCCAGAACATAATCAATAAGGCATTGGCAAAAGACAAGGGGCTGCGCTATCAGCACGCCGATGAATTAGCGGCGGACTTGAAGCGGTTGACATCTGCGAGCGGTCCCGTTCCCGCCACACGCAGGCGCGGAGTGCGGGTACTGCTGCCACTGATTGCTGTGCTTGTGCTGATCTCTGCTGCCTTGATTTTCAAGCCCTGGCGGATCGTCATTAAGCCATCCGCAGAGACGGCGACTGGCCTCAAGCGAGTCGTGGTGGTACCGTTCCAGAATCAAACCGGAGACGCGTCGCTTGCTCCTCTGGGACGTATGGTTGCAGATTGGACCACTCAGAGCCTTTTACAAACAGGCTTAGCTGAAGTTGTTCCTCCGGAAAAAGTGCCTGAGCTTGAAAAACTCAAGAGTGTCCGCTCCATTGCCAAGGCGACCGGTGCAAGCATGATTGTCATGGGCTCCTATTATAAACTGGGCGAGACTATCCAGTTTCAGGCAAAAGTCATGGATGCCAAGGAGAAGCTTCTTGTGGCGATTGACCCTGTAGCCTCGCCTGTCGCAAAAACCATGGACGGAGTTGAAGCTGTGCGCCAGCGGGTGCTGGGCGCCCTTGCCTTTGTACTGGATAAACCGGTGGAAGGATATTTAGGCACAGGATTAAAGCCTCCAAGTTACGAGGCGTATCAACAACATATCCAGGGAGTCGATCTGTTTTTGAAACAGTTCGACTATCCCGGAGCAATTGAGTATTTCAAGCGAGCTTACGCCATCGATACACAGTTCATTTCTCCATTGTTCTGGGCTGGTTTTGCTTATGGGAACCTCGGGCAATTGGCACAGGCAGATTCCCTGGTACGATTTCTTAATCTGCGCCGTGCTCAACTCACTCCTCTTCGACAATTACATCTCGACTTTCTTAGCAGTTCGGTTTCAGGTGACCGGATGAAAGCTCTGGACGCCATGCGAAAAGCAGCCAAGATCGCGCCTGGATCTATCGATCCTTATGATTGGGGTCATGATGCATATCGGGTAAATCGCCCTAAGGAGGCGATCGAGGCGTTCAAGACGGCTAACCAGGAACAACAATGGCTCCCTTATTGGAATTTCTTCACTGCTTCATACCACTTTCTGGGGGAGCACGAGAAAGAGCTCGAAATTGCCAAACAGGCCCGCAAAAGATTTCCGGACTCTTTCAGTCCCTTACAATATGAAGTCCGTGCTCTCGCCGCCCTGGGGAAGATCGAGGAGGTCAAGAACCTTATTGAAGAAAGTCTAACCCTTACTAAACCCGGGTTTACTACAGGTTCTCCTGGAGGTACGATGAGAATTGCCGGAGAAGAATTGCGCGCTCACGGGTATGCAGACGCTGCCATGAGAAGTTTTGACCAGGCAATTCAATGGTACAGAAGCAGACCGGCCGAAGAGATGGATTCCCTCCTCCGTTACCCCTATGGCCTTACACTGTATGACGCTCGCAGATGGGAGGAGGCAAAGAGCATTTTCGAGGAACTTGCTAAGAAGTCGCCTGACAACATAGAGTATCAAGGGTATCTTGGTTTTATAGCCGCCCGGCAAGGTGATCGAGAAAAAGCGTTTAAAGTCTCCGAGTGGCTTAAAAACCTGAAGAAGCCATATCCTTTCGGTGAGCAAACTTATTACCGTGCCCGTATTGCGGCGATTCTGGGAGAAAAGGACCAAGCTGTAACGCTGTTGAAGGATAGCTCCTTGCAGGGATTCTGGTCCGGTTTCCAGTGGCGCCAGTTGCACACGGACGTTGATTTTGAATCGTTGTGGGATTACCCGCCGTTCAAGGAGATGTTGAAGCCGAAAGGGTGAAGGATTGAATCATTGAACATTACGAACTCACCCTATATCCCTCTCTTAAAAAGAGAGGGACTTTTACCCCTTCTCTTCTTAAGAGAAGAGGCCAGGGGGATGAGTTCAGAAGCACCCATTGGACAGCTACCAAATTAATCCCCTCTCCCCTTATGGGAGAGGGGATAGGGTATAGAGAAATAATGAGTTCACCCTCCCCTACAGCCCTGTTAAAACTTATGTCCTGAAAAGAACTTGCTCTTTTTCGAAAAGCCGGCGGGTGATAAAAATCGCTATTGAAGCGTAAACGGTGGTGCTCAAGAAAATCAGCCCGATAAACCCCCAATGATAAGTTCCTAAAAGTACTTCCTTCAACACCAGGCTTGTATTTATGACCGGAATAAAAGCCAGCCGGGCAGATAGCTCAAATCCTGGCAAAAAAGAAACCATAGCCGGCATGATAATCACGATTAGCAGAGGAGAAAGATAACTCTGAGCCTCTTTGTAAGACTTGGCAAAAAGCGAAAGGGAAAGAAGAATCGAGCTTGCCAGACAACAATAGGGAATCATAAGTAAAAACAGGATTAAAATGGAAAGGGGATTGACGGAGAAAACCGCACCTTTACCCATCTCCTCGAACCGGGTAAAGCTGCTTCCCGCGGTGATAACCATACTGCCAGTAGATACGATGGAGGTGATCAGGGAGGCGGTGAAAACAGCCAGGAATTTACCTGAGGTGATCTCGCCCCGAGAAGCCGGAGAGACCAGGAGCGTCTCCAGAGTACCTCTTTCCTTTTCACCAGCAGTCAGATCGATTGCCGGATACATCGCACCGGTAAGAGCCATAATCATAATCATATAGGGCAAAAACATTGCCAGGAAGAATCCTCCCATCTTCTCCTTAGGAGCCAAGTTTTCCTTCTGAACCTTCACCGGATGAAGCAAGGACCTATCTACCTTTTTGACTTTCAACCTTTCTGTGACCACGCTATCCTGAAAGATCTTGAAAAGATTGTCCAGCTTGCCTGAAGCCATTTCCGAGCGGATCTCTGCCGCATCATAGTAGATTTTAATCTGAGCCGAATCTCCTGCATCGATCTTTTTCTCGAAATCTGTGGAGAACTCCAGTGCGGCTGTGATCTTTTTGTCTTTTAGCGCGGTCTGGTAATCATTCTCCTGAACAATTTCAAATGATTTGTCCGCCTGCAACTGAGTGAATAAAGCCGGAGCATTGTCTCCGCCAATGACCACTATGGGATTGACCCTTTGAGCCGCCTGTTTAGTCATCTTTATCATCAGAGAGCTCATTCCGAACATCAAAACCGGGAAAAGGAGAATGGGAATTAAAATCATCGAGATCAGGGTTCTCCTGTCCCTGAGCATGTCCTTCATCTCTTTGAGATAGATGATTTTTGCCTTCTTAAAATTCATGCTCTTCCCCTACTAATTTGACAAAGATCTCATCTAAGTTTTTCAGCCCTACTGCATCTCTAAGTTTTTCTAAGGTGCCCACTGCTAAGATTTTTCCCTGGTGAATGACCGCTATCTCATCGCAGAGCTTCTCTGCCTCATACATTATGTGAGTGGAGAAAAGAACGCATTTATCCTCTTCTTTTGCCTTCCGGATGAATTGGATGATGTTTCTGGAGGTGATCACATCCAGTCCTAAGGTGGGCTCGTCCAGGATCAATATCTTTGGATTATGGATGATGGTACGGGCTAAAGATACCTTTTGCTTCATGCCGGTGGAGAGCTTATCCACCCTCCGGTCTCTGAAACTTTCCATATCGAAGACCTTGAAAAGCTCATCCGTCCTTTTCTGGATCAAATCTTCCTCTAAACCGTTTAATCTGGCAAAATAGGTAACTGTTTCCTGCGCGGTCAGCCGGGGATAAAGGGCAGTATCAGAAGAAAGAAAACCGATATTTGACCTCACCTTCTGAGGGTCTGATATAATATCGAAACCATTGATTTTTGCAGTGCCTGAAGTAGGTTTCAAAACTGTGGAAAGGAGCCGCATCAGTGTGGTTTTGCCTGCTCCGTTAAGTCCCAAAAGCCCGAAGATTTTTCCGGGCTGGCATTCGAGATTGACATTATCCACTGCCCTGATCTCTCCCCTTTTTTTATCCTGAAATGTCTTGGAAAGGTTGAAGGTTTTTATCATTCTCTATATTTAGTTTCGCCAACAGCAGGTTCACGTCTCAGTATTGAGACGACTGATTGCTGTTCAGTTTGTCCTCCCAGGATGAGTCATACACCTCTCCTCTGGCGGTGGAATGAGCTAACCTGTAAACGCCGTATCCCTGCTCATCTGCGAAGATGAAATAAACCCCACCCTGGATGTGGTCATAATACCATTTCTCCCACGCCTTTGCGGACATAGACACGGGGTACCTTTCGATATTATCCGGCTCTCCATATACTATGTAGACCTTTCCCATATCGGTTTTCCATCCGTCCTTTTTCCAGGAATCTTTCCCCTCCTTGGTAGTGGAGTATCGACGCTGAGCTTCTTCCCATCTTCTGTAATATTCGATCTTAAACTCGTTTTCCGGAGTCGAGGGGTCCGGGTCTTTTCTCTTCCAGAATTCAGTTATGAACTGCCTTTTGCCGGATAAATTAAGCTGGTCGTACATCCTCAATTCATCCTTGCTGGCGATGTAGGTGAGAATTTTTCTTAAATTCTTAGCTTCCTCTTCGGTCCCAGGCTCTCCTGCTGCTTCCAGCATTGGCGAAGCCAGGACCTGAAAAGGTTTGGTTCTTTTAGTCTCCTCTCCAGAAGTAAGGTCTTTAGCCGATACCTGAAGGAAATAGTTGCCTGGCAGAAGCGAACCTACATTCAGAGCGCTGACCACTACTGAAGTATTTCCCGGCTTGGTATGTATCATTGAGCCATAATCTTTGGGATTTGAGCTGTTAGAATCCAAGACTGAAAAGCTCAAGGAATATCCCTTCTTGTTGCCCTCTGAATCGAATCTGAGGTTATAGACTTCTGCATACAAATAAAGTAACCCCTGTTTCGCGATATATTCCCGCCTGGGGTTAGGTAATATTTTCATCCCTGACTTGATGAATTTTACCTCAGTGGTGTCCTCTTTTAAATCCAGAGCTAACTGGATATCGCTAAGCTGCAAGGAATCGGTTTTGAAATCAGGGATAAAAAGCTGAGCTTTTTTTATCCCAGCCTTATTGGAATTGAGGTCTAAAGTCTTTAGCTCTAAAGAATAAGTCCCGGCTGGCAGTGTATCGCCCAAGACATCTATCAACTGGGCATCCGAGCTTAAGACTTTCGCCGTGTCCTCGACCAGGTTTCCTATCTGCCAGCTTTTCTCTTTGACTGTGCCACCCTTCTGATCTTTTAAGGTAAGTTCGAGGGATATGACTGCTCCGAACCCTTTAGGTTGCTGCAGATATTCCAGCTCTTTCTGCTCCAGGGAATAATAGATTTCCAGATAGCTTTTGTCTATGTCCGGCAGATACTTGAAAACCGCATAATCTAAATCTATTTTTAGTGAATCAGCGGAGAGAACCTGCTTCTGAGGGAACCACAGAGCCAGAAATAAGACCCAGGCTAAATCTGCCTTGATTTTTGATTGTTTTTTCATCACTACCTCCGTCCATTAATTTATTTAAAAAAATAAGAGCTTTAAATTCCTTTTTTCATCTCCTGCCATCATAAGGATATCGAAGCTCATATTCTCCATATCCGTTCACATCCACGAACAGGAATTTACGATTAAGGCGATAATAATACCAGACCTGGTAAGCCCGAACGTCCAGTTCAAAGGGGTGTCTTTCCACTTCATCCGGTGGACCAAATTTGACATAGACCATTCCCATATCCGTTTTATATCCCTTCTTATCGTAGATCCCGAAATGCTCATTGGCATATTTTACCCTTTTATAATATTCATCCATCAATTCGTTCTCCGGGGTATCAGGAGTAGGGTCCTTCGATTTCCAGAACTCTCTCCATTTCTTGATCCTTTCCTCTTTTCCTTTGGTCTCCCTCAGCTCTTTTAGTTCTTTATCCGAAGCTACGTACCGTAAGAGATCCACTGCCCGGTCCCAGTTCGTGTTCACCTGATAAAGAGGAGACCACTCTACCTTTAGTTCCTTTTGAGCCTTGGCTATGAGATTACCTCTCCGGTCAAAAAGCTTAAGACGAATGGTGCAAGCCTGATCCGGCACTGAACTCAAGTCAATTTTTTTGAAACCATATAAAGTCTGATCAAAAGCTGGCAAAAGTGTGGCACTGGAGGTATCCTTCAAAACTATCCCTTTATCGCTTCCTTCCAGCTCGTAGTCCAAACGGTAATCTTCTACTCTACGCGCAGGAAGTATGCCGTAAAGCTCAAAATAGATCCAGAAAAAACCTTCCGGATCTCCGAACAGATCAGACACGCTGGGAATAATCTTTTCCCCTCTTTTGGTGAATTTGGAGGAGTCCTTACTCTCTTCAACACCGCGCGCTAATTCTAAACCGCTGAACAGAGGCTCATCTATTCTGGTCGAAGGCAGGGGGATCATTTGCTCTGACTTTGACACCCGGTTGGAGTTATGGTCATTAAGCGTGAAACTCAGTTTATATTCTCCGGCCGGTACGAACAGATTAACCTGGTTGGTCAGGAAGGCGGTAGCGGATTGGGTCTCTTGATAAGTATCAACTGCAAATTCTTCCTCATGTGAGCTGGCGGTATACTGTTTACCCTTATAAAAAAGGATCAGCTCGATCTCATAGCTTGCTTTGAACTTATCCTGATCCTTTACAAAGGTCATCTTGTCGTTGATGATTTTATAGTAGATCTCTAACCTCCAATTATCCCCATCTCTGAAATAGGCATAATCTACAAAAACGTCCTGCTTCTCCGGTTCTTCCTGGTATCCGAAATCAGTTTGCGAAAAGGCCAACGGGAGAAAAAATAAAAACAACGCTGGTAAGAGAAATGCAATTTTTACCTTCATTTTTTTCCTGGCTTATTATAAATAAGTTTTAGGGAAATATCCATAGAAATTTATTCTGAACCTCACATTATAATTACACATACTTCCTTTTTTCCGTTTGGACTTATACTTTTATTCGTACCTGAGGGAGACTATGGGATCGACTTTAGCCGCCCGGTAAGCCGGATAGATCCCGAAGATTAGCCCTACGCTAACTGCCACTGAGAAGCCTATGATCACCCAGGGTACGGAGATGCTGGCTGGCAAAGGGGTGGTTAAAGCAATTAATTGGCTCAAAACCACTCCCACAACTATGCCCAGGACCCCTCCTGTCCCGCTCAAGGTCATAGCCTCGATCAAGAACTGCCAGACTATGTCTCTCTTTTTTGCTCCAATTGCTTTCCTTATGCCTATCTCCCTGGTTCTCTCGGTAACTGAGACCAGCATTATATTCATCACTCCGACTCCACCCACAAGCAGACCGATGGAGGAGATCACCACCATTGCCAGATAGACCCCGGTTGTTATCTGATGGTACACGTTCATCAGGTCATCCTGGGTGGAGACAGCAAAATCGTTAGGTTTGTCCGGGGGAAGGGCTCTTCTTCTTCGCATAAGCTCTGTTATCTCATCAATTGCCTTAGATATAACGTCCGGGGACTTTGGCCTGGCAATTAAGAGCAAACCCTTCTCCTGCGGATATAGCTTCATAAAAGTCCAGTAAGGCAGGAGGATAAAATTATTCATACTCCCGCCCAAAATGTTGGGCCTTT
This sequence is a window from Candidatus Zixiibacteriota bacterium. Protein-coding genes within it:
- a CDS encoding protein kinase, translating into MIGKTISHYKILEKLGEGGMGVVYKAQDTKLDRIVALKFLPKHLLCDSEAKIRFEHEAKAASALNHTNITTIYEIDEVEGECFIAMEYIEGKSIKKLIEEKNLSLKEVIDIASQVCEGLVVAHEKGIVHRDIKSDNIMVTPRRQVKIMDFGLAKLKGASKVTKTGSTLGTLPYMSPEQAQGIEVDRRSDIFSFGVVLYEMITGQLPFKGEHEAAIIYSILNETPEPLARYKSGVSAELQNIINKALAKDKGLRYQHADELAADLKRLTSASGPVPATRRRGVRVLLPLIAVLVLISAALIFKPWRIVIKPSAETATGLKRVVVVPFQNQTGDASLAPLGRMVADWTTQSLLQTGLAEVVPPEKVPELEKLKSVRSIAKATGASMIVMGSYYKLGETIQFQAKVMDAKEKLLVAIDPVASPVAKTMDGVEAVRQRVLGALAFVLDKPVEGYLGTGLKPPSYEAYQQHIQGVDLFLKQFDYPGAIEYFKRAYAIDTQFISPLFWAGFAYGNLGQLAQADSLVRFLNLRRAQLTPLRQLHLDFLSSSVSGDRMKALDAMRKAAKIAPGSIDPYDWGHDAYRVNRPKEAIEAFKTANQEQQWLPYWNFFTASYHFLGEHEKELEIAKQARKRFPDSFSPLQYEVRALAALGKIEEVKNLIEESLTLTKPGFTTGSPGGTMRIAGEELRAHGYADAAMRSFDQAIQWYRSRPAEEMDSLLRYPYGLTLYDARRWEEAKSIFEELAKKSPDNIEYQGYLGFIAARQGDREKAFKVSEWLKNLKKPYPFGEQTYYRARIAAILGEKDQAVTLLKDSSLQGFWSGFQWRQLHTDVDFESLWDYPPFKEMLKPKG
- a CDS encoding ABC transporter permease, with translation MNFKKAKIIYLKEMKDMLRDRRTLISMILIPILLFPVLMFGMSSLMIKMTKQAAQRVNPIVVIGGDNAPALFTQLQADKSFEIVQENDYQTALKDKKITAALEFSTDFEKKIDAGDSAQIKIYYDAAEIRSEMASGKLDNLFKIFQDSVVTERLKVKKVDRSLLHPVKVQKENLAPKEKMGGFFLAMFLPYMIMIMALTGAMYPAIDLTAGEKERGTLETLLVSPASRGEITSGKFLAVFTASLITSIVSTGSMVITAGSSFTRFEEMGKGAVFSVNPLSILILFLLMIPYCCLASSILLSLSLFAKSYKEAQSYLSPLLIVIIMPAMVSFLPGFELSARLAFIPVINTSLVLKEVLLGTYHWGFIGLIFLSTTVYASIAIFITRRLFEKEQVLFRT
- a CDS encoding ATP-binding cassette domain-containing protein, which encodes MIKTFNLSKTFQDKKRGEIRAVDNVNLECQPGKIFGLLGLNGAGKTTLMRLLSTVLKPTSGTAKINGFDIISDPQKVRSNIGFLSSDTALYPRLTAQETVTYFARLNGLEEDLIQKRTDELFKVFDMESFRDRRVDKLSTGMKQKVSLARTIIHNPKILILDEPTLGLDVITSRNIIQFIRKAKEEDKCVLFSTHIMYEAEKLCDEIAVIHQGKILAVGTLEKLRDAVGLKNLDEIFVKLVGEEHEF
- a CDS encoding GWxTD domain-containing protein codes for the protein MKKQSKIKADLAWVLFLALWFPQKQVLSADSLKIDLDYAVFKYLPDIDKSYLEIYYSLEQKELEYLQQPKGFGAVISLELTLKDQKGGTVKEKSWQIGNLVEDTAKVLSSDAQLIDVLGDTLPAGTYSLELKTLDLNSNKAGIKKAQLFIPDFKTDSLQLSDIQLALDLKEDTTEVKFIKSGMKILPNPRREYIAKQGLLYLYAEVYNLRFDSEGNKKGYSLSFSVLDSNSSNPKDYGSMIHTKPGNTSVVVSALNVGSLLPGNYFLQVSAKDLTSGEETKRTKPFQVLASPMLEAAGEPGTEEEAKNLRKILTYIASKDELRMYDQLNLSGKRQFITEFWKRKDPDPSTPENEFKIEYYRRWEEAQRRYSTTKEGKDSWKKDGWKTDMGKVYIVYGEPDNIERYPVSMSAKAWEKWYYDHIQGGVYFIFADEQGYGVYRLAHSTARGEVYDSSWEDKLNSNQSSQY
- a CDS encoding GWxTD domain-containing protein; its protein translation is MKVKIAFLLPALFLFFLPLAFSQTDFGYQEEPEKQDVFVDYAYFRDGDNWRLEIYYKIINDKMTFVKDQDKFKASYEIELILFYKGKQYTASSHEEEFAVDTYQETQSATAFLTNQVNLFVPAGEYKLSFTLNDHNSNRVSKSEQMIPLPSTRIDEPLFSGLELARGVEESKDSSKFTKRGEKIIPSVSDLFGDPEGFFWIYFELYGILPARRVEDYRLDYELEGSDKGIVLKDTSSATLLPAFDQTLYGFKKIDLSSVPDQACTIRLKLFDRRGNLIAKAQKELKVEWSPLYQVNTNWDRAVDLLRYVASDKELKELRETKGKEERIKKWREFWKSKDPTPDTPENELMDEYYKRVKYANEHFGIYDKKGYKTDMGMVYVKFGPPDEVERHPFELDVRAYQVWYYYRLNRKFLFVDVNGYGEYELRYPYDGRR
- a CDS encoding ABC transporter permease — encoded protein: MNLFEIKEGMLMAWASLKSNKMRSFLTILGVLIGVTAVIGMVSIIQGLNNSMAKQIESLGSNVIYVTKFKIGIRLGNISEEERKRKEITFEDAIAVREYCPSISEVSPQNWGPGSHIAKFGKEEDTRFELIGVLPEYEVVNNNFVKEGRFFTDSDVNYRAEVVVLGPDVKERLFPYLDPIGKEILLGGATFSPKKFTVIGVMEKRPNILGGSMNNFILLPYWTFMKLYPQEKGLLLIARPKSPDVISKAIDEITELMRRRRALPPDKPNDFAVSTQDDLMNVYHQITTGVYLAMVVISSIGLLVGGVGVMNIMLVSVTERTREIGIRKAIGAKKRDIVWQFLIEAMTLSGTGGVLGIVVGVVLSQLIALTTPLPASISVPWVIIGFSVAVSVGLIFGIYPAYRAAKVDPIVSLRYE